The region AATAATTCGGTGATAcgagcattatttagttagttaaattagAAATTTGTGTAtcttttctatatctttgttttcttttttattaagttagttattagcattataaataggagttattgcaatcatttgagaaatcaagaatatcaatattattttatcgttcattctcttcttCAAAGTGAAAAAACCGCCGTGCTCGACGGGCGAGTCAGGCACTCGCCCGCGACAGACATTTATCAATCGCCGATCTACGGACGCCGATCAGCCCGATAGGAGGTTTAtcctatcaaattggtgctttcatcgcgATCTCACCCTCCAAAACACAGATCGAATCACAGCTACGTCGCTGCCTGACGGGAATCCACCGCGCGCAGCAACTAGCCATaccgatcgaaccatatctacGTCGCTGCCCGATAGGAATTcacccgcgcacagcaactagtTATGCCTTCCCACCTTCTCGAACCAAAGTTGCGCACAGCATCAGATTTGGTTGCCGAGTAACGCCTGTCCGCCGAACAACCCTACTTCTTCAATCATTCCTACCAAACAAAACTAATCCAAACTAATTCGATTTTCAACCGAAAACATGTGTCCATATTTTCCAATTTCAACTGCAATCCGATAAGTCAAAACTTCCGGCAATACCAGTTGTGTTGAATGGTATATCATCTACAGAAGCTGAAAAGCATTTGTGTATGATGAATCATGGGCCAATAGCAAACTAGATGATTATTTTGTCAAACCTATATTAACTTGTGACCAAATtttgcatttaattaaaatatatggacGCATATATAGTACATCGAATGTATGTAATATTGTAgtcatatattaattatttgagtacaaattttttatttttttggaatcataaaatgtaattaatgtatactttaattcaaaattaaaaagcaacagatgcaattcaaatataaaaaaaaatattgaaaatgagGCTGAAGGCTAATCAAGTCTTTTTAACTTGTTAACTaactacatttattattttaatatataattaatacattaaattactattataaCAAAATTTGGTAGTTTATCATCAAGTAATGTGAATCCGGGAAGcgattattaaaatttaaatgagcTAATCATGCTTCGAGAATCTACTGGAATTTTTTAATCCACATAATTATATCTAAGGTGGCCAAAACTACGACTCCAAATCATACAGGCTTGGAGGCTGGAGAGCATGCACAAACCAAACCGAAtcgacggttaaccgccggtttgtACCAGAACCGGAACTGgcggcggcggttcgaaccgccagacggttcggcggttcggaCGGTTCGGCTCGGGTTCACGATTTTCAGAAACCGGAACCGCAACGgttcgaaccggcggttcaaataaaattaaaaaatatatatatttattaattataaaaattaatttttatatttaaaaatcaattttcataaaaaaataaatacaaaaatttcataataaagacatccttgaatattttatgtttcactttcgatatatgacaaaatatgttgaagtattttcttttattactACATGTTTAGACCATTCAttaatctttttccaatgtagACAACAAAACTTTcgttattttttacattttattatttactattttatatttatttttgtcataattctttttctaagacaaatttacagttaataatagcatcaactatAATAGTTtagttataatttaattaaatttgaatgtgtcatgttgctcataatttgtatatttatagaatgtggacatgttcaaataattggatttaaatgtaggtatattactcatttttctcaatgtatttattaaaatgtgaaaaaacaacaattaatataatttgtataataatgataaaaatagacaaTCAAAAAAgtaacaaatatttaaatttattgtttaagacttcaagtgatttgtaaattgtaatcgtTGTAACTTGTAGTCTCGTTtaaatttatatcaataaaattgcaattttcataattgttgtttgaattttatttacacacatttcatagataaataaagactaaaaagaaagaaaaaaaataaataataaaaaatgaactgCCAAAATTTCtaaaccgtgaaccgccggtccggaaccggcggtttttgaaccgtcggaaccgacggtttttgaaccgtgagCCCTTTTGATTTTCTCCCTCCCTCATCCCATTATGGAAATAAGTTTAGATACCAATTTGTGATTTtctatgtcacgaccgcactttgctaaggatagcaaaAGCGGATAAACTGCAACTAATAAAAGGATTTAAAGAAATTGGGAAGAAATGAGGATAGAACTTGCACATTGAAAAGTCAAACAACATGATAAGATAAGATCCAAGTATTCGATTACAAGGATTTGAATAACAATAGCATTTCATCAAAATGAATCAGAGTTTCGATGATGAGAGTTCACTATACTCTCATAACAAACTGCAGCGGAAAGGTCCAGAGAACAACCTCGCGTATGAAGACATGAAGCGTCGAGCGATCCACACTTATTTACTTAAGTAGCATCGACTCTGATCAGCACACCTCCACCCTATTGCTTAatctgcacatttagaaatacatgcaaGGCAGAGTACGGGAGTACTCAGTGGGCACTTGCCGAGAAtcaaaacatacattatatataGTTGTCAAGCCATCAACTGAAACACACAtgggttttcttaaaaggcTCGAGCTTACTAAATTCATTTGTGAGCTAAAAGTTCGTCTGCGCATACTAAgttcattcatcattcatcattcatcattcatcattcatcattcatcattcatcattcatcgttccatcatgccgggaaggtggccaccttcagcGGACACCATAGCCGGCCAACCCTCTTGGATGGCTCACAACCCTCGCGCGCTCTATTCCAAATCATAACGTTTTGGCGTAGCCAAAACTACGCCAAAACCAACAAACATAAAGTCAAACAGATAGGCCTCgaaaacaatcattttatggcatgagaaaagaatgcatgcatcctattggATAACACCTATATCTTAGTCTCATCTTATAGGATCTCTAAtcctttcttgggctttactaaCTTACATGATTTACTTACTCACTTAACTAATTCCGgggaaattctattttctcaaaaataacCACTTGgacatttatttaataaaataagaattccTGGAAAATCCCTTTCTAAAtcttttctttgaattttcttAAGGCTGCCCAAGGCATCGCGGGCGACGCTGGCCGGCTTTCGCGTCCCCAATTTCATCATTATTTCCTCATTCTCTAAAGGAAAATTTGTAGCTCTTTTTTCTAAATAATCCAGCTCTAAGCTCCAATTATATAAATTCTAGTCCATGATAATTCAAGTGGCCCAACACTAACTTTAGTCCTTTTCCAAAATATAAACCATTCTCGGTCCACATTGTTAACTAATAAATTGGTCCAAACTCTTTTAAAAAAGAACTAGCATAAATAGCATAGTTCATTCACAAAAGTAATCGGCCcattctttttttaattaaatgccTTGGCCCAATTTAATAGTGAGAATTCCCTTGGCCCTACTAATTAAACCTGCCAATACTTCACTTGGTTACTAAAGTccaatattataataatagcCCACCTGCCTTGTTCTTACTTACTCAGCGATAGGGAGAAAAATTAAATCCTTAATCATTTCTCAAGGCCCGTTCCATTCAACAATACTCCACTAtccaactaaattaattaaatccacttCAATTAATCCATCAAGGCAACCCATCATTCCATTTATTTCTGTTGGCCCAACTTAGACTTATTTGGGATCAGCCCAAATAAAATCGGGGAGCATTCACTACCTCATCAACCTATCggtccctctcttcttccccaAATTACATCCTCAACTCAAATCCCTAAAATTGAAGATGGAGAAGCAGCGCCTCCATCGTCTCCTCATCTCTCCTCAAATTCTCCTTCTCCAATTCTCATTCTCTCAAAAACCCGCCGCCAGTTCTCCACAGCGCCGCCTCCAGCTCCCGTCAAGCTCACTCTCACCGTACAGCTCCACCGCCGTCGGCTGTCCATCACTGATCGAATCGCCGGCGCTCCCTATCGCCGGTGATTCCCATCGGTCTTCTCCCTATCTCTGTCTGTTTCTCTCATCGTTGAGCATTCTCTCTCCCTCTACGACTCCGCAGCTAGCCTCCGACGCAGTCCCAACAGTGATTCCGTGTCGTACCAGGAGCCGCTGCTGCCACCGCCGTCTCACCCTCACGGCGGCAGGTTCCCTCTCGGCGGCATCGCTGTATCCGTCGTTGTGCTCAGCTCGGCATCGCGCAATCGGTTGGCGCTGCTCTCCGCCGCCTTTCCGCTTGTCGCTGCTGGCTCTTGTGATCGCCGTTGCTACGGCCGTGGAGTCCGCGCGGCTGCTCTCGTGGCTTAGCCTCTGCCGGAGGTCGTGGGGCAGCGCTTCGGCTTCAAGCTAAGTCCTCTAACTTCTACTAAAACTTAATTCTTTATGTTCGAGTATCCGGCAGCAACTATGCGTGATCTTAGAAGCATGGGCAGTGGTTGTGATTAAAGACTTGATCTTGACGTTGGTACTAACTGTTGATTGATGCTACTTCTATGTTCTCTATATCCTATCTTACAATTGCTATGTTGGGGTCTATATGAATGCTATGTTAGGGAGAATTACCTTGCTTTGGTGATTCCTTACTTGTTGTGATATTCGAGTGCTTCCTCCCTCTCCTCTCATCTCACTCCGTTCTGATTCTCCGATTAAATTTTCTAAGTGATAAGAGGGTGAAGGAAGTGTGGATTGGTGTTGTTTATATTGtaggggttggtagcggaagcgtgcaaacaaacggatcacataatacggatctatttagcagattatttagacaaaatctattcgcgtaattatcacatgtatcatgctcataacttgaattacatacatgctttagaacaaataaatcctaaaacatgcatactacggagttagccaatttacctcattgattctccaaagaatcgtcgattgcttgcgccttctccacgatgatcttcaatactagaccacagatcttctgactggtgtcccgaactgtattccgacatcagggtgggctgatcttatcgaaacactaggactcgaataaagaagacagaactttctcacggagaaggagctgaagaactcacggaggagaaatccTTGAAAAAATCGTCCTCTTCATCATAATAGaagtggacgaaattttcatagtgaaaattaaattaatttctgtctcatttattctcctatttataatagttcatattgggcctctatggaaggctttggatatgggcttccccaattagctttttactaattaaattgaacccacaatttaatacaagcttatattggaatattacgagcagccactacagatgtaatattgaactccccatccaaatccgaaattacaagtaattcgggtttccactttgtttattattcatttctcgcgattaagatataaatgtccattaattaattaaagtctgctatagacttaattaattaacatcttattaactccaagagtagacttagcaagaaacacttatttattattcatagagtaataaaactccaagtggtcagtttccgaataataaaaccttgttcaagctcctcttgaggacattatcaaacgagactcacctcgtgcgcgattcaacataatagcaatcctagcaccgctagataatgatcaccactacccaatatacctggatcgttgggtgacgaaaaacccgcacctttggtaagtcaaagtagtagatactcaatatcgtatgctcaatgctaacgtacatcgattaagaaatagatatttatcaagacctcgtctttctgtagatagcataaagacacgtcttgctgttagatccattcagtgctataccacaccaacgtcatcttatttcaataaggcttagaaataatcggactgacattgcaacctttcacgataggtagccaaagcctatctaggttgtgaaattcttctttttcttttgcaaagcattgcatagaaccgactgtagttaccttaaagtggacgacgcccacaaccagtctactaagcaaaagacttaggatttgtttacttcttatgcatttaaatgtttataaaacatcttataaacgcaaaagtaaacacaatgtaataatatactgattttattcttgcaaactgctcgaataatactgaatcgggttaaaagtggattgtagagtttttccgtatacaagcaagattcctattcgtgcgaatttgctcgaaacatgcttttcagtatactaaacctaacaatctcccacttatactcaaaacatgctttcgagtatacccactgccaaaaactctcccacttatacacaaagcaggtattggagctagatatatcgaactaccattcatttcacatcatgtttgaaacatgttgccacaaaggcatttttctgtgaaaaatctacttggttgttctctgataatatcttttgcgtcactatgtctttgttgcgtactt is a window of Salvia splendens isolate huo1 chromosome 3, SspV2, whole genome shotgun sequence DNA encoding:
- the LOC121795466 gene encoding uncharacterized protein LOC121795466, giving the protein MEKQRLHRLLISPQILLLQFSFSQKPAASSPQRRLQLPSSSLSPYSSTAVGCPSLIESPALPIAGDSHRSSPYLCLFLSSLSILSPSTTPQLASDAVPTVIPCRTRSRCCHRRLTLTAAGSLSAASLYPSLCSARHRAIGWRCSPPPFRLSLLALVIAVATAVESARLLSWLSLCRRSWGSASASSGRTTHAISRRLQIDLLA